The Coriobacteriia bacterium genome contains a region encoding:
- a CDS encoding glycosyltransferase family 2 protein, with the protein MEKLSVILPLYNKESTILDCLESLRSQTYSDFEVIVVDDGSSDGSAERGEEFLTNTKDTRFTLIRCGHRGVSPTFNIGLAHAKGEYVTRVDADALVEPKFFAAAFSLLEATDPSGGVHVRCKIARVKADFSLPERVKADFSLTDSPRKNTSGDVFEKQAVDVTQGGVCYRQLFGETDTSLMSMCGALYPREVLVEHGLTLDEHLTNTEDILFNARFFALDTPVILLNETLYYYRQTSHSQSRDYTPDLYRAADIVYENLVTLETAEPTHIVAGAYKTQALSYMSLYYTIVLLNEAQARESTATFGARIAHIMEESHAAEVFERAREHKVQSTLTRILYSLILQGEFSQAELLARTVDVARAIRRRLKTN; encoded by the coding sequence ATGGAAAAACTCTCCGTCATACTCCCCCTCTACAATAAGGAATCGACGATTCTCGATTGCCTCGAATCGCTGCGATCCCAGACCTACTCCGACTTCGAAGTCATCGTCGTCGATGACGGATCGAGTGATGGATCAGCCGAACGCGGTGAGGAATTTCTGACGAACACGAAAGATACCCGCTTCACCTTGATTCGCTGCGGGCATAGAGGAGTTTCTCCCACCTTCAACATCGGTCTTGCACACGCAAAGGGTGAGTATGTCACACGCGTGGATGCAGACGCTCTCGTCGAGCCGAAATTCTTCGCCGCCGCTTTTTCCTTGCTCGAAGCCACCGACCCCTCAGGCGGCGTGCACGTCCGTTGCAAAATCGCACGTGTGAAAGCGGATTTCAGCCTTCCTGAGCGTGTGAAAGCGGATTTCAGCCTCACCGATTCTCCGCGAAAAAACACATCCGGTGACGTCTTTGAGAAACAAGCAGTTGACGTGACCCAAGGGGGCGTTTGTTACCGGCAGCTGTTCGGTGAGACGGACACCTCTTTGATGAGCATGTGTGGTGCGCTCTACCCGCGCGAGGTGCTCGTCGAACACGGTCTGACTCTCGATGAACATCTCACCAACACCGAAGATATCCTCTTCAACGCGCGCTTTTTCGCGCTCGACACTCCGGTGATTCTCCTCAACGAAACGCTCTATTACTATCGACAGACGAGCCACTCGCAGTCGCGCGATTACACCCCGGACCTCTATCGTGCGGCCGATATCGTGTACGAGAACCTCGTGACGCTGGAGACAGCGGAGCCGACGCATATCGTGGCCGGCGCCTACAAGACGCAAGCGCTCTCATACATGAGTCTTTATTACACGATCGTGCTGCTCAATGAAGCGCAAGCACGTGAATCGACGGCGACCTTCGGCGCGCGCATCGCACATATCATGGAGGAGAGCCACGCCGCCGAGGTGTTCGAACGGGCACGTGAGCATAAGGTGCAAAGCACGCTTACGCGAATCTTATATTC
- a CDS encoding sugar transferase codes for MKTMNKSRSTYGVFKRALDIVFSLLLIIISSPLLIIISIASLFAIGAPVFFSQSLPGKNGRLFKLRKFRMMDVSASIGVEAVSTDEARLTRYGSFLRRSSLDELPELFNILIGDMSFVGPRPLLVEYLPLYSPHQTRRHEVRPGLTGLAQINGRNDLAWPQRFDFDVEYAEHMSFAVDLGILVDTVRVVFSGSGVVAGGSSTTTPFKGER; via the coding sequence ATGAAGACCATGAACAAGAGCAGATCGACATACGGGGTGTTCAAACGGGCACTCGACATCGTATTCAGCTTATTGCTCATCATCATCTCATCACCGCTGCTCATCATTATTTCGATTGCGAGTCTGTTCGCAATCGGCGCTCCCGTGTTCTTCTCACAATCGCTGCCGGGCAAAAACGGCAGACTTTTCAAACTCCGTAAGTTTCGTATGATGGATGTTTCGGCGAGCATCGGCGTGGAGGCGGTTTCAACAGATGAGGCGCGTCTCACCCGATACGGATCGTTTTTGCGCAGGTCCTCACTCGACGAATTGCCCGAGTTGTTCAACATACTCATCGGCGATATGAGCTTCGTCGGTCCGCGGCCCCTTCTCGTGGAATATCTACCGCTCTATTCACCGCATCAAACTCGTCGTCATGAGGTGAGGCCGGGTTTGACTGGGCTCGCTCAGATAAACGGGCGAAACGATCTCGCGTGGCCGCAACGTTTCGATTTCGACGTGGAATATGCCGAGCACATGAGTTTTGCGGTCGACTTGGGGATTCTTGTCGACACGGTTCGTGTGGTCTTTTCCGGATCGGGAGTTGTCGCGGGCGGGAGTTCGACGACGACGCCGTTCAAAGGCGAGCGATAA